Proteins encoded by one window of Streptomyces sp. ALI-76-A:
- a CDS encoding LppX_LprAFG lipoprotein: MAAVTEAAKNSEGVTSLHYRVTGTVPDMGRLSAEACMTTKPLAMRMKMTMADQPGHPLEVRFVGKTMYVGGKGVDPAKLDGKSWWGVAPAAWGGDALETQSYGVLPRQMEGSPAVQSTVLAGSPNVRTVGEETVDGTGTTHYTGTVTTKGLSDARAAADGATRERLIKTLMYVTGLRIDRTLTMDLWVDGDDRAKQFRVRGQAFSLQGANAPGPLDLTVTFLDVNQPVTVEAPPTEDTRMGLPSAD, translated from the coding sequence ATGGCCGCCGTGACGGAGGCGGCGAAGAACTCCGAGGGCGTCACGTCCCTCCACTACCGGGTCACCGGCACGGTGCCGGACATGGGCCGGCTGTCGGCCGAGGCGTGCATGACCACGAAGCCCCTGGCCATGCGCATGAAGATGACCATGGCCGACCAGCCGGGCCACCCGCTGGAGGTCCGCTTCGTCGGCAAGACGATGTACGTCGGCGGAAAGGGGGTCGACCCCGCCAAGCTGGACGGCAAGAGCTGGTGGGGAGTAGCCCCGGCCGCATGGGGCGGTGACGCGTTGGAAACGCAGTCCTACGGCGTACTGCCCCGTCAGATGGAGGGAAGCCCGGCCGTCCAGTCGACGGTTCTGGCCGGCTCGCCGAATGTGCGGACGGTCGGGGAGGAGACGGTCGACGGCACGGGGACCACGCACTACACGGGAACGGTCACCACGAAGGGACTGTCCGACGCACGTGCCGCCGCGGACGGGGCGACCCGCGAGCGCCTGATCAAGACCCTCATGTACGTCACAGGGCTCAGGATCGACCGCACGCTCACCATGGACCTGTGGGTGGACGGCGACGACCGCGCCAAGCAGTTCCGTGTGCGGGGCCAGGCCTTTTCCCTGCAGGGCGCCAACGCGCCCGGTCCCCTCGATCTGACCGTCACCTTCCTCGACGTCAACCAGCCCGTGACCGTCGAGGCACCGCCGACCGAGGACACCCGTATGGGGCTTCCTTCGGCGGACTGA
- a CDS encoding SRPBCC family protein, giving the protein MGRTDRASQVIAAPPSAVYHALLDRESLETWLPPAGMRGRIERWDPRPGGGFRMVLTYLDASDSPGKSSQATDVVDVGFADLTPPERVVQRAVFEADDPAYSGTMTMTWQLTAHGEGGDGTEVTVIATDVPPGIDPSDHEAGMASSLANLASYVEAAD; this is encoded by the coding sequence ATGGGAAGAACCGACCGCGCCAGCCAGGTGATCGCGGCGCCACCGTCGGCCGTCTACCACGCGCTCCTCGACCGGGAGTCCCTCGAGACCTGGCTGCCGCCGGCCGGCATGCGGGGACGGATCGAACGGTGGGATCCCCGGCCGGGAGGCGGATTCCGGATGGTGCTCACCTACCTCGACGCCTCCGACAGTCCCGGCAAGTCGTCGCAGGCGACGGATGTCGTCGACGTCGGGTTCGCCGACCTGACGCCACCGGAGCGTGTGGTGCAGCGGGCGGTGTTCGAGGCCGACGATCCGGCGTACTCGGGCACCATGACGATGACCTGGCAGCTCACTGCCCACGGCGAAGGAGGCGACGGAACCGAGGTGACGGTCATCGCCACCGACGTGCCACCCGGCATCGACCCGTCGGACCACGAGGCCGGGATGGCCTCCTCGTTGGCCAACCTGGCGTCCTACGTCGAAGCGGCCGACTGA
- a CDS encoding ATP-binding protein has product MAIPPIKPASEGHHRSYQRDPLPRRLTWHDGSATSAAARKAALAFLDEAESAGWARPPDSATETAVQLVVSELVTNARQHAPGPCGLHLELGLDRFAADRRLARITVWDTSPHPPAPQPADPQRVGGQGLRVVQAVSRSVTVDAHPAGKQVRAEIELP; this is encoded by the coding sequence ATGGCCATCCCGCCTATCAAGCCTGCGTCGGAAGGGCACCACCGCTCGTACCAGCGTGATCCTCTGCCCCGGCGGCTGACCTGGCACGACGGGTCGGCGACCAGCGCGGCGGCCCGTAAGGCGGCGCTCGCGTTCCTTGACGAAGCAGAGTCCGCGGGCTGGGCCCGGCCGCCGGACTCCGCCACCGAGACAGCCGTCCAGCTGGTCGTCAGCGAACTGGTGACCAATGCCCGCCAGCACGCGCCGGGCCCCTGCGGCCTGCACCTGGAACTGGGCCTGGACAGGTTCGCCGCGGACCGCCGCCTGGCCCGGATCACGGTCTGGGACACCTCACCCCACCCACCCGCTCCCCAGCCCGCCGACCCGCAGCGGGTCGGCGGACAGGGTCTTCGGGTCGTCCAGGCCGTCAGCCGGAGCGTCACGGTGGACGCCCACCCGGCGGGCAAGCAGGTCCGGGCGGAGATCGAACTGCCCTGA
- a CDS encoding TetR/AcrR family transcriptional regulator, whose protein sequence is MASEVQPVPGSAAWWASRTPAPAYRRGRPPMDVGRIVDTALKLIDDVGIQALTLRMLADALDSGTATLYRHFNGKDELLALVADRILGEVPVPPEELDGLPWREAVNTAAEALYGALCRHPNALSLLASQVPVGPNALRARERLITLFLSHGFPVGLAARAFTAIGHYVIGFAIQQHGPGVPQPEDHAQLRDYYHSLDPATYPATITAADELTSVSQHDEFWFGLGLLLDGLEQARSNPSKERA, encoded by the coding sequence ATGGCTTCGGAGGTCCAGCCCGTTCCGGGCAGTGCGGCCTGGTGGGCGAGCCGGACACCTGCTCCCGCCTACCGGCGTGGGCGCCCCCCGATGGACGTCGGCCGGATCGTCGACACGGCTCTGAAGCTCATCGACGACGTCGGGATCCAGGCACTGACTCTGCGGATGCTCGCCGATGCCCTGGACTCGGGAACGGCGACGCTCTACCGGCACTTCAACGGCAAGGACGAACTCCTCGCCCTCGTCGCCGACCGGATCCTGGGCGAAGTCCCTGTGCCGCCGGAGGAGTTGGACGGCCTGCCCTGGCGGGAGGCCGTCAACACCGCAGCGGAGGCCCTCTACGGCGCGCTGTGCCGGCACCCCAACGCGCTGTCGTTGCTGGCCTCCCAGGTCCCCGTGGGCCCCAACGCTCTCCGAGCCAGGGAGCGGCTCATCACGCTCTTCCTGAGCCACGGGTTCCCGGTCGGCCTGGCCGCCCGCGCCTTCACGGCCATCGGCCACTACGTGATCGGCTTCGCCATCCAGCAGCACGGCCCCGGGGTCCCACAACCCGAGGACCACGCGCAACTGCGGGACTACTACCACTCGCTCGACCCGGCCACGTATCCGGCCACGATCACCGCGGCCGACGAGTTGACCTCCGTGTCGCAGCACGACGAGTTCTGGTTCGGCCTGGGTCTGCTCCTCGACGGGTTGGAGCAGGCCAGGTCCAACCCGTCGAAGGAGCGAGCCTGA
- a CDS encoding zinc-binding alcohol dehydrogenase family protein: protein MKAAVVATAGGAVPEYQDFPEPEAGPDQQIVSLVATAVHPVVRAKASGEHYSSTGRFPLVPGVDAVARTADGTLVYTGDVEEPWGTLAERMAVGMALPLPEGIDPVAVAAGVNPGMSSWMPLTAHAEEQGTPDTVMIVGVTGAAGGLAVQNALALGVRRIVGVGRGADDLKRVAGLGAETVEIFGDQGADAAAIAAALDGKAPDLVLDFLWGSVAEAVFQALAAMPGGATSYVEIGGAAGEQATVPASLLRSRPFRLSGSGIGSFDMRRYFVQVAAYVQLIADGKVRVNAQAYSLSQVGQAWTAPAGPRPVLTTD, encoded by the coding sequence ATGAAGGCAGCAGTGGTGGCGACGGCGGGCGGTGCCGTGCCCGAGTACCAGGACTTCCCCGAGCCCGAGGCGGGCCCGGACCAGCAGATCGTCTCCCTGGTCGCGACCGCGGTCCATCCCGTGGTGCGCGCCAAGGCGTCCGGCGAGCACTACAGCAGCACCGGGCGGTTCCCGCTGGTTCCGGGCGTGGACGCGGTCGCTCGCACCGCCGACGGCACACTCGTGTACACCGGCGACGTCGAGGAGCCCTGGGGCACGTTGGCCGAGCGGATGGCGGTCGGCATGGCCCTCCCGCTCCCGGAGGGGATCGATCCGGTCGCCGTGGCGGCGGGCGTGAACCCGGGCATGTCGTCCTGGATGCCGCTCACCGCCCACGCCGAGGAACAGGGCACGCCGGACACCGTGATGATCGTCGGAGTGACCGGCGCGGCCGGGGGTCTCGCCGTGCAGAACGCGCTGGCGCTCGGCGTGCGGCGCATCGTCGGCGTGGGCCGCGGCGCGGACGACCTCAAGCGTGTGGCGGGCCTCGGCGCCGAGACCGTCGAGATCTTCGGCGACCAGGGCGCCGACGCGGCGGCCATCGCCGCGGCCCTCGACGGCAAGGCCCCCGACCTCGTCCTGGACTTTCTGTGGGGCTCCGTCGCCGAGGCCGTGTTCCAGGCGCTGGCCGCCATGCCCGGCGGTGCCACCAGTTATGTGGAGATCGGCGGCGCGGCCGGTGAGCAGGCCACCGTCCCCGCCTCGCTGCTGCGCAGCCGTCCCTTCCGCCTGAGCGGCAGCGGAATCGGCTCCTTCGACATGCGCCGCTACTTCGTCCAGGTCGCCGCCTATGTACAGCTCATCGCCGACGGCAAGGTGAGGGTGAACGCGCAGGCCTACTCCCTCTCCCAGGTCGGTCAGGCATGGACGGCTCCCGCTGGCCCCCGGCCCGTTCTGACCACCGACTGA